In a genomic window of Temperatibacter marinus:
- a CDS encoding polysaccharide pyruvyl transferase family protein, which yields MAEIKKHRTKILHIGCRAFPCGTAEAFSFQEVIHLSGQNLGNFFIGEAVCRHLRHYYADEVDISYYSIDDLKACSLHELDNKFDHIVMAASNLLRPNAYFNIYEKLLSATTLPITVMGLGAQAAEMSDEIVLTPTTERFVKMVSERSYKIGVRGAYTASILEKLSIHNIEITGCPTLYVNRAEDCDFNIPKDKPLRLALSTTHDNHDYRQYDQALDLYRKMFKYLLNAHSYHILQTHTIDAQLAAHATLSQNDLMATKKLYGLDSLEDADQLVSLSKVFYTYQQWSDFLKCHIDLAFGTRLHGNLMAITNGIPALFIAHDTRLLEICDYFSLPHLTLEELKDKPLTDALIRQNTDFTAFKTKLASQRPLFEDFLQNSLK from the coding sequence ATGGCGGAGATAAAGAAGCATCGGACAAAGATTTTACATATCGGTTGTCGCGCTTTCCCATGCGGGACAGCAGAGGCCTTTAGTTTCCAAGAGGTTATTCATCTCTCTGGGCAAAATCTTGGGAATTTCTTTATAGGGGAAGCTGTATGCCGTCACCTTCGGCACTATTATGCAGATGAAGTTGATATTAGCTACTATAGCATCGACGATTTAAAGGCCTGTTCCCTCCATGAGCTTGATAACAAATTTGATCATATTGTTATGGCAGCATCAAATTTACTAAGGCCGAATGCTTATTTTAATATTTATGAAAAACTACTTTCAGCAACCACCTTACCCATAACTGTCATGGGGCTGGGTGCTCAAGCCGCTGAAATGTCTGATGAGATTGTGCTAACACCGACCACTGAACGGTTTGTAAAAATGGTTTCTGAGCGCAGCTATAAAATTGGTGTCCGAGGAGCTTATACAGCGTCAATCTTAGAAAAACTCTCCATTCACAACATTGAAATTACGGGTTGCCCTACTCTCTATGTGAACCGTGCAGAAGACTGTGATTTTAACATCCCAAAGGACAAACCTTTAAGGCTGGCGCTGAGCACCACACATGACAACCACGACTACCGCCAGTATGATCAGGCTTTAGATCTATACAGAAAAATGTTTAAATACCTGCTGAACGCTCACTCATACCATATACTTCAGACGCATACCATTGATGCTCAGCTTGCTGCGCACGCTACTCTTTCTCAAAACGATTTGATGGCTACCAAAAAATTATATGGATTAGACAGCTTAGAAGACGCCGACCAATTAGTTTCACTCTCCAAAGTCTTTTATACCTACCAACAGTGGTCAGACTTTCTCAAATGTCATATCGATCTTGCTTTTGGGACAAGGTTACATGGAAACTTAATGGCCATTACAAACGGCATTCCTGCTCTTTTTATTGCTCATGATACACGCTTACTGGAAATATGTGACTATTTCTCCCTTCCTCATCTCACATTAGAAGAGTTGAAGGACAAACCCCTGACAGACGCGCTTATTAGGCAAAATACTGATTTTACCGCTTTCAAAACAAAACTGGCGTCACAAAGGCCTCTCTTTGAAGACTTTTTGCAAAACTCCCTGAAGTAG